CGGTCCCGATCGGCCCGAAGCGGCAGCGCTTCGCCGTCGCCGGATCTCCCGCCTATCTCGCCGCGCGCGGCGCACCGAAACATCCGCGCGATCTCGCCGATCATGCCCGGATCGGCCACCGCTTCGCCAACGGCCATATCGCGGTGTGGGATTTCGAGCGCGCCGGCAAACGCTTCCGCATCGCGCCCGAAGGCCCGCTGATCAGCACCGGACATGAAATCGAACTCGCCGCCGCCATCGCCGGCCTGGGCCTAGTCGCCAGCTTCGCCGAAGTCATCCAGCCCGAGATCGACAATGGCACGCTGGTGCCCGTACTGACCGACTGGCTGGAGGATTTCCCGGGTCCGTCGATCTATTACCACAGCCGCCGCCACATGCCGGCGCCGCTTCGCGCCTTTATCGATTTCGTGAAAGCGGGGGGATGAGCACCAAACCCCTCGTCCTCGCCTTCGACGTGTTCGGCACCGTGGTCGACTGGCGCAGCAGCATCGCGCGCGAAGCCGCACCCTTCCTCGCCGCCCTTGGCCGAGCCGATATCGACCCGCACCTCTTCGCCGACCAGTGGCGCGGCCTTTATCAGCCGGCGATGGAGGAGTGCCGCAGCGGTCGGCGGCCCTATACAAGGCTCGACATCCTCAACCGCGAGACGCTGGAGGCGCTGCTCGTCCGTCACGACATCGACCGGGCGACGATCGACGATCAAACGCTAACCGACTTCGCCCATGCCTGGCGCAGGCTCGACCCCTGGCCCGATGCGGTCGCGGGCCTGACCCGGCTCAAGGTCCGTTTCCCGATCGTCACTTTGTCCAACGGCAACACCGCGCTGACCCTGGAGATGGCGCGCCGCGCCGGCCTGCCCTGGGACACGATCCTCGGCGCCGAATCGACCGGCTATTACAAGCCGCTCCCCCAGGCCTATCTCGGCACCGCCGAGATCCTCGGCATCGCACCATCCGAGCTGTGCCTGGTCGCAGCACATCATAGCGATCTCGCCGCAGCGCGGGCGTGCGGGCTGATCACCGCGTTCGTCCACCGGCCGCTCGAATATGGCGGCCGCCGCGCGCCCGACGCCGATGCGGCGCAGGATTGGGATTACCAGGCCAGCTCCTTCATCGACCTGACGATGAAGCTGGAGGGATAATGGCACCCCAAGCGATTTGATGCGGGCTAACCGCTTGAAACTGCTAGAGTGGGACTCGCGTCCTCCCCGTCACCTTTGCGTCATGCCCGCATCGATGGGCCGGGACGTACCGGGCAAGGCTTTCGCACCGCGAGTCTCCGGCCCTTTGAGGCCATTTGAATGCCACTCTCGCCACCTGCCATCATCGACGCGGCGAACAGCATGATGCTCGCGCTGATCTCTTCATCCGACGCGCCGCTTGTACTGCTCGACGGGGATCTGGTGATCATCGCGCTCAGCACCTCCTTCTGCGCCGCGTTCGATGTCGAACGCTCGGCGGCGGTTGGCCGCAAGCTGGCCGCGCTCGGCAACGGCGAATGGAACCGGCCGCAGCTCGCCTCGCTGCTCGAAGCGACGGTGTCCGGCAATGTCCAGATCGACGCCTATGAAATGGACCTGGCGCGTGACGGCACCACGCCGCGTCGCCTCGTGCTCAACGCGCACACGCTCGATTATTCGGACGACGCCGCCAATATTCGCCTCGTGCTGACCATCTCCGACGTGACCGACGCACGGCTGACGGCCAAGCTCAAGGACGAGCTGCTCCACGAAAAGGCCGTGCTGCTTCGGGAATTGCAGCATCGCGTCGCCAACAGCCTGCAGATCATCGCCAGCGTCCTGACGCAGAGCGCACGCCGCACCAGTTCGGCCGAGGCTCGCGGCCATATCAACGATGCGCATAACCGCGTCATGTCGATCGCCTCACTGCAACAGCAACTCGCCCAGTCGCAACTCGGCGAAGTCGGGCTGCGCAGCTATTTCAACGATCTGTGCCGCAGCATCGGCGCGTCGATGATCCACGACCATGCCCAGATCAGCCTGAAGGTCGAGGTCGACGACAGCATCACCAGCGCCGATGCGTCGGTCAGCCTGGGGCTGATCGTCACCGAACTCGTCATCAACGCGCTGAAGCATGCCTTTCCGGGTACGCGCCACGGCGTGATCACCGTCGGCTATCAGTCCGACGGCCATTCCTGGACCCTCTCGGTCCGCGATGACGGCGTCGGCATGCCGGTCGGCGAATCGCCCGCAAAGCCCGGCCTTGGTACCAGCATCGTCGAGGCGCTGGCGAAGCAGCTTCGCGCCGATGTCATGGTCGCCGATGCCGACCCGGGCACTTATGTGTCGATCGTTCACCCGCAATCCGTGGCCAGCGGGATCGAAGCGAGGGTCCGCGCCGCCTGATCCGATGAGTCCGCGCCGGACTGATTTTTTCGCGCAATTTTTTTGTTCGTTCCGTATTCGTCCTCTTGCCTTTCGGCAAAGCCAGCTTTGACCACGCGTCGCTGCACTGCGGCATCCGATGGCTGCTGTGAACCGACTCAAAATAGCGACGAACCGAGTCTCTAATGTGTCATTTACTGTCTTGCCTCCTGACCAGAATAGGCACAATCTGTAGGGGTTGAGTTCGGGGGCGAACCCAAGAACTGGTAGAACAGCGGTCGCAGCACCATATTGCGAGCCTACACCCACGCGCTATCGAGGTGGCGCGGGAGGTAGATTTTGTTCTCCACGGGTCGCCCGAAAATGATAGCTTGGGGGTTCGCCTCCGATTCGAACGGACCGGGAACGCCGGTCGGGTATTTTTTGTTGATTGAGGGCGGCACCGATGGATTTCAGAGACGGCCAGGAAGCGAGCGTAAACATGGCAACCGACGCGATCGAAGCGATGATGGACACCAGCACGGCATCCGCCCCTGACGACAAGGGTAAGGGCACGGCAGCGCGCAAGCTCGACGCGCGCGGCGATTCGAAGGAAGTGAAGGCGCAGCTTTACCCGGTCGAGGTCGATCATTCGCGCGACGCGCTGCTCACCGATTTCGGCAAGGACACGCTGACCGACCGTTATCTGCTGCCGGGCGAGCGCTATCAGGATCTCTTCGTGCGCGTTGCGTCGGCCTATGCCGATGATGCCGCGCATGCGCAGCGCCTCTATGATGCGATCTCGCAGCTCTGGTTCATGCCCGCGACGCCCGTGCTGTCGAACGGCGGCACCGGCCGTGGCTTGCCGATCAGCTGTTATCTCAATTCCGTGCCCGACAGCCTCAACGGCATCGTCGACACCTGGAACGAGAATGTCTGGCTCGCCTCGCGTGGCGGCGGCATTGGCACCTATTGGGGCAATGTGCGCGGCATCGGTGAGCCGGTCGGCCTGAACGGCAAGACCAGCGGCATCATCCCGTTCGTGCGCGTGATGGATTCGCTGACGCTCGCGATCAGCCAGGGCTCGCTGCGCCGTGGTTCGGCCGCCTGCTATCTCGACGTCAGCCATCCCGAGATCGAGGAATTCCTCGAAATCCGCAAACCATCGGGCGATTTCAACCGCAAGGCGCTCAACCTGCACCACGGCGTGCTGATCACCGACGAATTCATGGAATGCGTCCGTGACGGCAAGGAATGGACGCTGCGCAGCCCGAAGGATCAGTCGGAGCGCGGCAAGGTCGATGCGCGCTCGCTTTTCCAGAAGCTGGTCGAGACTCGCCTCGCCACCGGTGAGCCGTACATCGTCTTCGCCGACCATGTGAACAAGGCGATGCCCAAGCATCACCGCGACCTCGGGCTCAAGGTCTCGACCTCCAACCTTTGTTCCGAAATCACCCTGCCGACCGGCAAGGACCATCTCGGCAACGAACGCACCGCGGTGTGCTGCCTGTCCTCGCTTAATCTCGAAACCTGGGATCAGTGGAAGGACGAAAAGGGCTTTATCGAGGACGTCATGCGTTTCCTCGACAATGTGCTGCAGGATTATATCGACCGCGCCGAACCCGGCATGGAGCGCGCCGCTTACTCCGCGATGCGCGAACGCTCGGTCGGCCTCGGCGTGATGGGCTTTCACAGCTTCCTCCAGGCGCGCGGCCTCGCGTTCGAAGGCGCGATGGCCAAGTCGTGGAACCTGAAGATGTTCAAGCACATCAAGGCGCAGGTCGATGAAGCGTCGATGCAGCTCGCGGTCGAACGCGGCCCCTGCCCCGATGCTGCCGACATGGGCGCGATGGAGCGGTTCAGCTGCAAGATGGCGATCGCGCCGACCGCGTCGATCAGCATCATCTGCGGCGGCACCAGCGCGTGCATCGAACCGATCCCGGCCAATATCTACACGCATAAGACGCTGTCGGGCAGCTTCTCGATCAAGAACCCCTATCTCGAAAAACTGCTCGCCGAGAAATCCAAGGCCAGCGACGCGGTGTGGAACTCGATCCTCGAACAGGGCGGCAGCGTTCAGCATCTCGACTTCCTGACTCAGGAGGAAAAGGACTGCTTCAAGACCAGCTTCGAGATCGACCAGCGCTGGCTGATCGAACTCGCCGCCGATCGCACGCCCTATATCGACCAGTCGCAGTCTCTGAACCTGTTCATCCCGGCCGATGTCGAGAAATGGGACTTGCTCATGCTCCACTTCCGCGCTTGGGAACTGGGCATCAAGTCGCTCTATTACCTCCGCTCGAAGAGCATCCAGCGCGCCGGTTTCGCCGGCGGGGTGGAAGCCGACAACACGATCGACCTGCGCCAGATCGAGGTCGAATCGAAGGATTATGACGAGTGTTTGGCGTGCCAGTGAGGTGGTACTTCTAAGTCACCCTCACCCTTCCGTCGCTTCGCTCCTCCCTCCCTCTCCCACAAGGGGAGAGGGAACAGAAAGCGCGACTCCCCTAAACTCTTCTCCCCTTGTGGGAGAAGAAGGGGCCCGCGCGAAGCGTGGGAAGATGAGGGGGAATGACGCCGGCCTGACCAAACGCCAGCTGCTCCCGGCCAACACCACCGCCCGAGCCCCCGACCTCCGCCGCAACGCCACCGAAACCGAGAAGCGTTTGCTGAGAGGCCTGCGCGAAACATTCCCGGCAGCGAAATTCCGCTTCCAGGTTCCAATGGGACGTTTCTTCGTGGATTTCTGCTCGCACAGCGCAAAACTGATCATCGAAGCCGATGGCGGCCAGCACGCGATCGATGCGGAGAATGACGCGCGCCGCACCCGCTTTCTGGAAGGCGAAGGCTACCGGGTCATGCGCTTCTGGAACAACGACGTTCTGGAAAATCTAGACGGTGTAATAACAACGATCGCCGCAAATCTCCCTTCTCCCCTTGTGGGAGAAGGTGGCGCGAAGCGCCGGATGAGGGGGAGTGATAGCGAATGACGCCAACCAAGTCCCCCTCACCCTTCCGCCGCTTCGCGGCTCCCTCCCTCTCCCACAAGGGGAGAGGGAAAGTGAGTTCAAGCCTCTTCTTCGAAACCCACCGCGACATCGGCGTTAGCCGAAAGCCGAACCGTGTCACCCTCGACATCGGCGACCAGGCCGCCCGAGATATAGTGATGGTGCCCCTCATGGCTCCCCTCACCCGAATCCTTCTTGGTCAGCTTGATCCGGTCGCCATCGACATGGTCGACGGTGCCGACATGGACGCCGTCGGCGCCGATGACTTCCATATGTTCCTTGATCGCACTCAGATCGGCCATGCTTCCAGTTCCTTCGTTACGGTTGCGGCGATTGAACGCGCGCCAACGCGAATGGATGCACGGGAGAACCGGCCATGCTGATCACTACGACACGGCTGCGCCTGGCACTCGCACTCGCGCTTATCGCGACGCTCACCGCCTGCGCACATCAAATCCCCGCCACGGTCGCGCCAACCGCGCCCGGCTTCCTGCTCGGCCTGTGGCACGGCTTTATCTTCCCGGTCGCGTGGGTCCTGTCGCTCTTCATGCCCGAGGTCGCGGTCTATGCCGTGCCCAATAATGGCGGCTGGTATGATTTCGGCTATTTCCTCGGCATCGTCGTGTTCGGCGTCGGCTCGCATCGCGGCTCGCGGCGGATCTATGTCGATCGGCGCCGGTCGCGATGACGCTGCAGATCGCCATCATGTTCGCGGTCGCTCTGGTCTTCGCGCTGGTCGGAGCCGGTCTGCTGCTCGCGCTCAGCCGTCCGGCGGGGCCAGCGAAAGTCTATGTCTTCCGCATGGTCGGGATCATGGCGGTGGCGCTGGGCGTGGTGCTGGCCATCTCAGCGAGCGCGATGTGGCAATGGAGCACGGAATCGTGATCCAAGGCACGCCCGCCTTTCTCATTGCATCCCTTGCGAACGGGCTGGCGCTCGCCGCTTTGGTCATGGCGATCGATCGGGTTATCGCGCCGAAAGTGAGCGCTCTGCGCCGCCGCTGGCTCGAACGCCGCCTGCGGCGTCGGCTCGCCCGTGGCGACGATCGATATTTTGAGGAGTTGCGCTCGATCGAGACAGCGCTTCAGGCGCACTCCGAAAAACCGCTGGCAAGCTCCAGGTTTGAGACAGTGGAAGCCCGCCTGGTACAGGCCATCAGCATACCGTTGTTCGGCGCGATCATACTCACCTGGTTACTACCGAAGGACGGCAGGCCCGCCTGGACCGAAGTCCTTCCTCAAACCATATTCATCCTGATTGGGTTGCAATTGCTCTCGGGCATATCCGGCTTTGGTGAACGTCCCACGATCGCCAGCCGACTTGCCGGATTGCTTGTGATCGCGACCTTTACCGGATTCCTTCTCAACGACATTTCCAAGCTGACATGATGCCCGACCGCCCATCTCTTCTCGTGCCCCGCATCGCGGCATGCGCGCAGTCCAGATCGCTCGAGCGCTCCCCGGCAGCAGTCTGCTGTGCTATGGTGACCGAAATCTCGGCGAGCGCGACGCGGCAGTGGAGCACGGAATCGTGACGCCACTCTGGTTCATTGCCGCCGTGTGCGTCGTTGTGGCTTTGGTGCCCCAATTACTGACTCGCAGCGCGGGCGGAGATCGCATGTTTGGCGACGCTCCGTGGATCGACCGCGCGGTGCGCGTCGGCGCGATCGGCACATTTGGTATTTTCGTTTCCATCTATCTCATACACTCAAAAGCGTAAGGACCGGCCCCATGTCCCTCACCGAAGCCCGCAAGCAGTACAAGCCCTTCGAATACCCCTGGGCGTTCGATTTCTGGAAGCGCCAGCAGCAGATCCACTGGATGCCGGAGGAAGTGCCGCTCGGTGAGGATTGCCGCGATTGGGCACAGAAGCTCAGCGATCACGAGCGCAATCTGCTGACGCAGATTTTCCGCTTCTTCACTCAGGCCGATGTCGAGGTGCAGGATTGCTACCACGAGAAATACGGCCGCATCTTCAAGCCGACCGAGATCAAGATGATGCTCGCCGCCTTCTCCAACATGGAGACGGTGCACATCGCCGCGTACAGCCATTTGCTCGACACGATCGGCATGCCCGAAAGCGAATATGGCGCCTTCCTCGAATATTCCGAGATGAAGGACAAGCACGACTATCTGCAGGGCTTCGGCGTCGATACCGATGAGGATATCGCCAAGACGCTCGCCATGTTCGGCGGCTTCACCGAGGGGCTTCAGCTCTTCGCCAGCTTCGCCATGCTGATGAACTTCCCGCGCTTCAACAAGATGAAGGGCATGGGCCAGATCGTCACCTGGTCGATCCGCGACGAAAGCCTGCACTGCGAAGGCATCATCAAGCTGTTCCACACCTTCGTGAAGGAACGCGATTGCTACACCAAGGCGGTGAAGCAGGACATTCGCGACATGTGCCAGACCACGGTGCACCTGGAGGACAATTTCATCGATCTCGCCTTCGAAATGGGCCCGGTCAACGGCATGACCCCGAAGGAAATCAAGAAGTATATCCGCTACATCGCCGACTGGCGGCTGGGGCAGCTCGGCCTCAAGCCGATCTACATGGTCGACGAACATCCCCTGCCCTGGCTCGCCCCGATGCTGAATGGTGTCGAGCACGCCAATTTCTTCGAACAGCGCGCCACCGAATATTCCAAGGCCGCGACGCGCGGCAACTGGAACGAAGTGTGGGACGGCTTCGACAAGCGCCAAAAGGCGAAGGCCGGGCCGGCGGCGAACGAGGATGCTAGCGGTGGTGATGCCGGCGGGGATATGTTCTCGCAGGCTGGCGTGGCGGCGGAATAACAGGACAAGAGGCCCCTCTCATGAGGGGCCTCTAGTGTGTGACCCAATCAATCGACAATCTCGTATGGCCAACTAGGTCCAAGTGTATAGGAATGGCGAGCTTCCCTGCCTGCTCATCTCTCTGGCATAAATGCGAAATTTCGTACCTACTGGATACTGGCTCCGCAGGCCACGTCCATCGTGACTGCATAACGGTGACACTGCACTAATTAGAGCAGGTGCCGCCCCACCCGGCGCGCGATGCCGGATACGCATCATCACTCGTCAAAAGCCCAACGCGGAACGCTGGACGCAAAGCCATGACCCCGTTATGTTCCGCCTGCAGGGCACCAGAACGGGGCGGCGACAATACGGGGGTGGCGTCATGAACAACGGTCGATCATCGGCAACACGCGCCAGGCGAATCCTCGGACGCATCGCCCTGATCGTCTTCGCGTCTCTCTCACTCACCCCAGCCATCGCATCGCCCGCGCACGATGACGCGATGACCTTCAGCATCATCACCGATCCCTATTTCCGCCGCGCCGAAGCCGACACGCTTGGCGATACCGTGCCGGTCCTTGCCGCTGGTGATATCGACGCGAAAAGCGTGACTCGCCTGCGGGCATTCGTCGCCAGGGAGAAGCTCAAATCCGCGACGATCTATTTCGACTCCCCCGGCGGGTTGCTGACTGAGGGCATGGAACTTGGTCGCGCCATCCGTGAGCTCGGCTTCAACACCAATGTCGGCCGGCCGGGCGGCGAGGCGATCTGCGCCAGCGCCTGTACCGACGCCTATGCCGGCGGCGTTGCGCGCTTCCTCAATGACCGCAGCGGTCGGCTGGGCATCCATCAGTTCCACAGCGGCGTCAGGCCGACCCGCGACACCGAAGCGGCGGTGCAGATGATCAGTGCGGTCAATATCGACTATCTCGCCGAAATGGGCGTCGATCCGCAGCTCTTCTCGCTCGCCAGCGCGATCGACGCCGAAGACATTGGCTGGCTTCAGCCCGAAATCGCACTTCAACTCGGTCTCGCCAATAATGGCGCCAGGCCCGCTATCGCCGAAATCCACACCTCTAAAATGCGCCCCTATCTCCTGCTTCAGCAGGAACATCACGACATGATCGGTCGCGCGATCTTCTTTTGTCTCGGCGGCAAGCTGAGTATCGGCCTGAGCCTGATCACCACGCCGGAGACCGCGCGTGCCTGGACTGCTGGCACGACATTGTCCTATGTCGAACTCGACGGCAAACTGGCCTTGCCCGGGGCGGACGCCGAGGCAAGCAGCGATCTGGTGAGCTTTAGCCGCGCGCTGACACCGGACATGGCGAACCAGCTGCTCACAACCGAAACCCTGGCGATCCGGGTGCAGGACAGGGCCTCGTCGCCGCATGGGCAGACGATCGACCTGCGCTCCGGCCATGAGACGATGCGCGACTTTTTCGGCCAATGCCTGCCCGGCGGGTTGCCCGCGTCGTCGGTCCGCACGCGCGATCTGGTCATCGCCAGCCTGTCGAACCAGGACGGGCGTCGCTCGGCGACGATCATCGACCGCGCATCCTTGAAAAAAGTCGACGGTCGGCTCGTTCGGGGGACGGCCTATCTCGTCACGACTGAGGGCAAAGAGACCGTCATATTCATGTCGCACATGGAATTCGATTGTAACGCGCACCGGTCACGGAATCTTTTCATGATGTTCTACGACAAGACCGGCAAAGCGACGGACACATCAACGACCGATTGGGCCAGTGTACCCCCAAAGAGCAATGCTGAAGCCCTGCTGTTGACCGCCTGTGGCAAAACGCGCCCCGCGGACAAACATGTCTTTGGCAACATGAAGCCGTTCGATTTGATCCAACTCATCATCGGCGCGTCCAATGCCGATGCGCATTGATCTTGCTTCATTCCTGCCGCGCCCCTGCGCGGTCGGAGGGGTCAAGCTAAACAGGGAC
This portion of the Sphingomonas sp. So64.6b genome encodes:
- a CDS encoding DUF2171 domain-containing protein codes for the protein MADLSAIKEHMEVIGADGVHVGTVDHVDGDRIKLTKKDSGEGSHEGHHHYISGGLVADVEGDTVRLSANADVAVGFEEEA
- a CDS encoding surface-adhesin E family protein, translating into MTFSIITDPYFRRAEADTLGDTVPVLAAGDIDAKSVTRLRAFVAREKLKSATIYFDSPGGLLTEGMELGRAIRELGFNTNVGRPGGEAICASACTDAYAGGVARFLNDRSGRLGIHQFHSGVRPTRDTEAAVQMISAVNIDYLAEMGVDPQLFSLASAIDAEDIGWLQPEIALQLGLANNGARPAIAEIHTSKMRPYLLLQQEHHDMIGRAIFFCLGGKLSIGLSLITTPETARAWTAGTTLSYVELDGKLALPGADAEASSDLVSFSRALTPDMANQLLTTETLAIRVQDRASSPHGQTIDLRSGHETMRDFFGQCLPGGLPASSVRTRDLVIASLSNQDGRRSATIIDRASLKKVDGRLVRGTAYLVTTEGKETVIFMSHMEFDCNAHRSRNLFMMFYDKTGKATDTSTTDWASVPPKSNAEALLLTACGKTRPADKHVFGNMKPFDLIQLIIGASNADAH
- a CDS encoding haloacid dehalogenase type II, with the protein product MSTKPLVLAFDVFGTVVDWRSSIAREAAPFLAALGRADIDPHLFADQWRGLYQPAMEECRSGRRPYTRLDILNRETLEALLVRHDIDRATIDDQTLTDFAHAWRRLDPWPDAVAGLTRLKVRFPIVTLSNGNTALTLEMARRAGLPWDTILGAESTGYYKPLPQAYLGTAEILGIAPSELCLVAAHHSDLAAARACGLITAFVHRPLEYGGRRAPDADAAQDWDYQASSFIDLTMKLEG
- a CDS encoding ribonucleotide-diphosphate reductase subunit beta, coding for MSLTEARKQYKPFEYPWAFDFWKRQQQIHWMPEEVPLGEDCRDWAQKLSDHERNLLTQIFRFFTQADVEVQDCYHEKYGRIFKPTEIKMMLAAFSNMETVHIAAYSHLLDTIGMPESEYGAFLEYSEMKDKHDYLQGFGVDTDEDIAKTLAMFGGFTEGLQLFASFAMLMNFPRFNKMKGMGQIVTWSIRDESLHCEGIIKLFHTFVKERDCYTKAVKQDIRDMCQTTVHLEDNFIDLAFEMGPVNGMTPKEIKKYIRYIADWRLGQLGLKPIYMVDEHPLPWLAPMLNGVEHANFFEQRATEYSKAATRGNWNEVWDGFDKRQKAKAGPAANEDASGGDAGGDMFSQAGVAAE
- a CDS encoding PAS domain-containing sensor histidine kinase; translated protein: MPLSPPAIIDAANSMMLALISSSDAPLVLLDGDLVIIALSTSFCAAFDVERSAAVGRKLAALGNGEWNRPQLASLLEATVSGNVQIDAYEMDLARDGTTPRRLVLNAHTLDYSDDAANIRLVLTISDVTDARLTAKLKDELLHEKAVLLRELQHRVANSLQIIASVLTQSARRTSSAEARGHINDAHNRVMSIASLQQQLAQSQLGEVGLRSYFNDLCRSIGASMIHDHAQISLKVEVDDSITSADASVSLGLIVTELVINALKHAFPGTRHGVITVGYQSDGHSWTLSVRDDGVGMPVGESPAKPGLGTSIVEALAKQLRADVMVADADPGTYVSIVHPQSVASGIEARVRAA
- a CDS encoding ribonucleoside-diphosphate reductase subunit alpha encodes the protein MDFRDGQEASVNMATDAIEAMMDTSTASAPDDKGKGTAARKLDARGDSKEVKAQLYPVEVDHSRDALLTDFGKDTLTDRYLLPGERYQDLFVRVASAYADDAAHAQRLYDAISQLWFMPATPVLSNGGTGRGLPISCYLNSVPDSLNGIVDTWNENVWLASRGGGIGTYWGNVRGIGEPVGLNGKTSGIIPFVRVMDSLTLAISQGSLRRGSAACYLDVSHPEIEEFLEIRKPSGDFNRKALNLHHGVLITDEFMECVRDGKEWTLRSPKDQSERGKVDARSLFQKLVETRLATGEPYIVFADHVNKAMPKHHRDLGLKVSTSNLCSEITLPTGKDHLGNERTAVCCLSSLNLETWDQWKDEKGFIEDVMRFLDNVLQDYIDRAEPGMERAAYSAMRERSVGLGVMGFHSFLQARGLAFEGAMAKSWNLKMFKHIKAQVDEASMQLAVERGPCPDAADMGAMERFSCKMAIAPTASISIICGGTSACIEPIPANIYTHKTLSGSFSIKNPYLEKLLAEKSKASDAVWNSILEQGGSVQHLDFLTQEEKDCFKTSFEIDQRWLIELAADRTPYIDQSQSLNLFIPADVEKWDLLMLHFRAWELGIKSLYYLRSKSIQRAGFAGGVEADNTIDLRQIEVESKDYDECLACQ
- a CDS encoding DUF559 domain-containing protein encodes the protein MRGNDAGLTKRQLLPANTTARAPDLRRNATETEKRLLRGLRETFPAAKFRFQVPMGRFFVDFCSHSAKLIIEADGGQHAIDAENDARRTRFLEGEGYRVMRFWNNDVLENLDGVITTIAANLPSPLVGEGGAKRRMRGSDSE